One window of Marmota flaviventris isolate mMarFla1 chromosome 5, mMarFla1.hap1, whole genome shotgun sequence genomic DNA carries:
- the Ccl28 gene encoding C-C motif chemokine 28 — protein sequence MQQTGLTLMTLAVCVALRNSEAILPIASSCCTEVSHHISRRLLERVNSCRIQRADGDCDLAAVILHIKRRRICVSPHNHTIKQWMRAQAAKKNGKGKVCQKKQHQRNGKVVHGGKQEARGL from the exons GACCTTGGCTGTCTGTGTCGCTCTTAGAAACTCTGAAG ccATACTTCCCATTGCTTCCAGCTGTTGCACTGAGGTTTCACATCACATttccagaagacttctagaaagGGTGAATTCATGTCGCATCCAGAGAGCTGATGGGGACTGTGACTTGGCAGCTGTCAT CCTTCACATCAAACGCAGGAGAATCTGCGTCAGCCCACACAATCACACCATTAAGCAGTGGATGAGAGCACAAGCAGCCAAGAAAAATGGCAAAGGCAAAGTCTGCCAGAAGAAACAGCACCAGAGGAACGGCAAAGTGGTGCACGGGGGTAAACAGGAAGCACGTGGCCTCTGA